The proteins below come from a single Miscanthus floridulus cultivar M001 chromosome 1, ASM1932011v1, whole genome shotgun sequence genomic window:
- the LOC136480238 gene encoding L-type lectin-domain containing receptor kinase SIT2-like → MAAAAVTAVRVLVPVLLLALARGGGSAPAAPVEFTFTGFARENVTTSGAAVTSAGLLQLTNATNWVFGHTFYPAPLRFKDAATGAPLSFSTTFVAAILPRYSDAHGHGLAFALAPSAAGPTRAVAGKYLGLFNMSDIVGNGTTSQVVAVELDTALDAEFDDINDNHVGVDVHSLKSVASKPAGYVDTATGGSVDVTLASGKLLQVWIEYDGATTRLEVTVSTAAVSVPRPRVPLVSCEVNLSSAVADQTYVGFSAANGAASSSHYVLGWSFRLGGGRAPDLDLSKLPRLPPPSGHKKATELPLLVSLVLLAVVVLLVASAAVTGLVVWRRRRFAEEQEDWEVEYGPHRISYKDLHAATRGFCDVIGSGGFGVVYRGVLPPRPGGVEVAVKKVSHDSRQGLREFVSEIASMSRLRHRNLVQLLGYCRRRGELLLVYDYMVNGSLDKHLFGAGGNEPALSWEQRAKIVRDVAAGLLYLHEGWEQVVVHRDIKSANVLLDADMNGKHGDFGLARLHDHGSDSRTTHVIGTLGYLAPEMIKTGKATPSADVFAFGAFLLEVVCGRRPMESLGNNGDPAGLVDSVLERWKAGRIKDARDPRIGKCDEDDLELVLKLGLLCSHPDPRCRPSMRQVVQILEGVAPVPETPPEDLSGAGGRIFGCYETFDEFVNVFPTTFEITAATTPPPCSPSSAEHQQLISS, encoded by the coding sequence atggcggcggcggctgttacTGCCGTGCGCGTGCTGGTGCCCGTCCTGCTGCTCGCTCTGGCTCGAGGCGGCGGGTCAGCGCCGGCCGCACCCGTCGAGTTCACGTTCACCGGCTTCGCGCGCGAGAACGTGACGACCAGCGGCGCGGCCGTCACCTCTGCCGGCCTCCTGCAGCTCACCAACGCGACCAACTGGGTGTTCGGCCACACCTTCTACCCGGCGCCGCTGCGCTTCAAGGACGCCGCCACGGGCGCGCCGCTCTCCTTCTCCACCACCTTCGTCGCCGCCATCCTGCCGCGGTACTCGGACGCGCACGGCCACGGGCTCGCCTTCGCGCTCGCGCCGTCCGCGGCCGGCCCGACGCGGGCCGTCGCGGGGAAGTACCTCGGCCTGTTCAACATGTCGGACATCGTGGGCAACGGGACGACGAGCCAGGTCGTCGCCGTCGAGCTCGACACGGCGCTGGACGCGGAGTTCGACGACATCAACGATAACCACGTCGGCGTTGACGTCCACAGCCTCAAGTCTGTTGCGTCCAAGCCCGCGGGGTACGTCGACACCGCCACCGGCGGGTCTGTCGACGTCACCCTGGCCagcgggaagctcctgcaggtctGGATCGAGTACGACGGCGCGACCACGCGCCTCGAGGTGACCGTGTCGACGGCGGCAGTCAGCGTGCCCAGGCCGCGCGTCCCGCTCGTGTCCTGCGAAGTCAACCTCTCGTCGGCGGTGGCCGACCAGACGTACGTCGGGTTCTCGGCCGCGAACGGCGCCGCCTCGAGCTCGCACTACGTCCTTGGCTGGAGCTTCCGCCTCGGCGGCGGCCGCGCGCCGGACCTCGACCTGTCCAAGCTGCCGCGGCTCCCGCCGCCGTCTGGGCACAAGAAGGCGACGGAGCTGCCGCTGCTCGTATCACTCGTCCTCCTTGCCGTCGTGGTGCTCCTCGTGGCGTCAGCGGCCGTCACGGGACTCGTCGTCTGGCGCCGCCGGCGGTTCGCCGAGGAGCAGGAGGACTGGGAGGTCGAGTACGGCCCTCACCGGATCAGCTACAAGGACCTGCACGCCGCGACCAGGGGTTTCTGCGACGTCATCGGCAGCGGCGGCTTCGGCGTCGTGTACCGCGGCGTGCTCCCGCCGCGGCCGGGCGGCGTCGAGGTCGCCGTCAAGAAAGTTTCCCACGACTCGCGGCAGGGCCTGCGCGAGTTCGTCTCGGAGATCGCCAGCATGAGCCGGCTGCGCCACCGCAACCTGGTCCAGCTCCTTGGCTACTGCCGGCGGCGGGGCGAGCTGTTGCTCGTCTACGACTACATGGTCAACGGCAGCCTCGACAAGCACCTGTTCGGCGCCGGCGGCAACGAGCCGGCTCTGAGCTGGGAGCAGCGCGCCAAGATCGTCCGGGACGTCGCCGCGGGGCTGCTGTACCTGCACGAGGGGTGGGAGCAGGTGGTGGTGCACCGCGACATCAAGTCCGCCAACGTCCTCCTCGACGCCGACATGAACGGCAAGCACGGCGACTTCGGCCTCGCGCGGCTCCACGACCACGGCAGCGACTCGCGGACGACGCACGTCATCGGGACGCTGGGGTACCTCGCGCCGGAGATGATCAAGACGGGCAAGGCCACGCCCAGCGCCGACGTGTTCGCCTTCGGCGCCTTCCTGCTCGAGGTGGTCTGCGGGCGGAGGCCCATGGAGTCACTCGGCAACAATGGCGACCCCGCGGGGCTCGTCGACAGCGTCCTCGAGCGCTGGAAGGCAGGGAGGATCAAAGACGCCAGGGACCCTCGGATCGGCAAGTGCGACGAGGACGATCTCGAGCTGGTGCTCAAGCTCGGGTTGCTGTGCTCGCACCCGGACCCCCGCTGCCGCCCAAGCATGAGGCAGGTGGTGCAGATACTGGAAGGCGTTGCGCCGGTGCCGGAGACGCCGCCGGAGGATCTAAGCGGCGCCGGCGGTAGGATCTTTGGATGCTACGAGACGTTCGATGAGTTCGTCAACGTGTTCCCGACGACGTTCGAGATCACCGCCGCCACGACGCCGCCACCGTGTTCGCCTTCCAGCGCCGAGCACCAGCAGCTAATCTCCAGCTGA